The following coding sequences lie in one Desulfitobacterium chlororespirans DSM 11544 genomic window:
- a CDS encoding alkaline phosphatase, which produces MFKNFKMSKRFLASSLCLVMALSLATGAVLNSRPASVVAAQPAATAKAEVTGKTPKYIFMFIGDGMAAVQVNSAQIYGGTNKHNQMALDKMNFQGFEAVGYQTTQDATSFAPDSASTATSLSSGFKTWSGTIGLKPVGSKSGNKPENVEGTIPKTIAERLKAEKGMKIGIISTVTINHATPAAYYAHVASRNDYYDIALQMADSGFDFFGGGTISQPTGKDKDQKDAYDVMKEKGYKIAKTKEDILALNSQSGKAYAVTPVTQDSGAMPYAIDNKDGDLTLADFVKKGIDVLDNDKGFFMMAESGKIDWAGHANDAKANIGDVIAFEEAIQVAIDFAAKHPEETLIIVTGDHETGGMTIGQATTGYDTAFHILESQKISYVAFDALINKMKADNPSLKFDDVMPVITESFGLVNKTKNDISRPGEPSYMTLELSDREVAKLKKAFMETMKDKPTDSEENDLLYGGYNPLSVTLTHILNNKAGIGWTSYSHTGVPVPVYATGAGAELFNGAYENTAVYDKLVKATNIN; this is translated from the coding sequence ATGTTTAAGAATTTCAAAATGTCCAAGCGATTCCTGGCATCATCCCTCTGTCTGGTCATGGCCTTATCTCTGGCCACAGGTGCCGTACTTAATAGCAGGCCGGCATCAGTAGTGGCAGCGCAACCTGCCGCAACAGCCAAAGCCGAAGTAACAGGAAAGACCCCCAAGTATATCTTTATGTTCATCGGGGATGGCATGGCAGCCGTACAAGTGAACTCAGCTCAAATTTACGGCGGAACCAATAAGCATAATCAAATGGCTTTAGACAAAATGAACTTCCAGGGTTTTGAGGCCGTTGGCTATCAAACCACTCAGGACGCCACATCCTTTGCACCGGACTCTGCATCCACAGCAACTTCCCTTTCCTCAGGATTTAAGACCTGGAGCGGAACCATTGGCCTAAAACCAGTGGGAAGTAAATCCGGAAACAAACCGGAAAATGTGGAAGGTACGATTCCCAAAACCATTGCCGAAAGACTTAAGGCCGAAAAAGGAATGAAGATAGGCATCATTTCCACCGTAACCATCAACCATGCCACACCGGCAGCTTACTATGCTCATGTCGCTTCCCGAAACGACTATTATGACATCGCTCTGCAAATGGCAGATTCCGGCTTCGATTTCTTTGGCGGCGGAACCATCAGCCAGCCTACAGGAAAAGACAAAGATCAAAAAGATGCTTATGACGTCATGAAAGAAAAGGGCTATAAAATAGCTAAGACAAAAGAAGATATCCTGGCCCTTAACAGCCAATCAGGAAAAGCCTATGCAGTGACTCCGGTTACTCAGGACAGCGGCGCTATGCCCTATGCCATAGATAATAAAGATGGCGATTTAACTCTGGCTGATTTCGTAAAAAAAGGCATTGATGTTCTTGACAACGACAAAGGATTCTTCATGATGGCCGAATCAGGCAAGATTGACTGGGCAGGTCATGCTAATGATGCCAAAGCCAATATTGGTGATGTGATCGCCTTTGAAGAAGCTATCCAAGTCGCCATCGACTTTGCTGCCAAGCACCCTGAAGAGACCCTGATCATCGTTACCGGCGACCATGAAACAGGCGGCATGACCATCGGTCAGGCAACAACCGGTTATGATACAGCTTTTCATATTTTAGAAAGCCAAAAGATATCTTATGTAGCCTTTGACGCTTTAATCAATAAGATGAAAGCAGACAATCCGTCCCTAAAATTTGACGACGTTATGCCGGTTATCACTGAAAGCTTCGGTCTTGTTAACAAAACCAAAAATGATATAAGCCGCCCCGGTGAGCCCAGCTATATGACTTTAGAGCTATCTGATCGGGAAGTAGCTAAGCTGAAAAAGGCCTTTATGGAAACCATGAAAGACAAACCTACCGACAGCGAAGAAAATGATCTATTATACGGCGGTTATAATCCACTTTCCGTAACCTTAACTCATATTCTTAATAACAAAGCAGGTATCGGCTGGACCTCCTATTCCCACACAGGCGTACCGGTTCCAGTCTATGCAACAGGTGCTGGTGCCGAGTTGTTTAATGGTGCCTATGAAAATACCGCTGTGTATGACAAATTAGTCAAGGCTACAAATATTAACTAG
- a CDS encoding ArsR/SmtB family transcription factor, which yields MCAYTADFDRCDCNTIHEDVVADVREHMPDEDNLIDLADLFKVFGDSTRVKILCALFRAEMCVCDIAVLLGMTKSSISHQLRVLKQSKLVNYRKSGKVVYYSLADDHVKTIFDQGLLHICEK from the coding sequence ATGTGCGCCTATACCGCTGATTTTGACAGATGTGATTGTAATACAATCCACGAGGATGTGGTTGCAGATGTCAGGGAGCATATGCCTGATGAAGATAACCTGATCGATCTTGCGGATTTATTCAAGGTGTTTGGCGATTCGACACGGGTGAAAATTCTCTGCGCTTTATTCCGTGCCGAGATGTGTGTTTGCGATATTGCCGTGCTTTTGGGCATGACCAAATCCTCAATCTCACATCAACTTAGAGTGCTGAAACAGTCAAAGCTGGTCAACTACCGTAAATCCGGGAAAGTTGTTTACTACTCCCTTGCGGACGATCACGTTAAGACCATCTTTGATCAGGGGCTCCTTCATATTTGCGAAAAGTAA